From the genome of Streptomyces sp. V1I1, one region includes:
- a CDS encoding AAA family ATPase, with translation MTLTADQATAPTARQVLPAEERYAAELAFLAAHDDGPRPPCWALTPRAVVTFICGSGDETLELPKSRRADGELPARLAIAPKFVGERALVERCVVTLAGERGLLLVGEPGTAKSMLSELLAAGVCGTSALTVQGTAGTTEDAFRYGWNYALLLAQGPTPQALVASPVLTAMRTGRVARVEEITRCLPEVQDALVSILSDRRLSVPELAGTADALVAATPGFTVIATANLRDRGVSEMSAALKRRFNFETVDPIADADAETSLVRGQATAAVKRAGAAFGVDDAVLEALVTVFRDLRSGRSAEGWDVERPGTVMSTAEAVQVAASLAVATAYLPGGDVLDLVPGHLLGVVRKDDPADHGRLLGYWDGPVRRRAEDGSALWRRLWDLRENLR, from the coding sequence ATGACCCTGACCGCCGACCAGGCCACGGCCCCAACCGCCCGGCAGGTGCTGCCTGCCGAAGAGCGGTACGCCGCCGAGCTCGCGTTCCTCGCCGCTCATGACGACGGACCCCGCCCGCCCTGCTGGGCGTTGACCCCACGCGCCGTGGTCACCTTCATATGCGGCAGTGGCGACGAGACCCTGGAGTTGCCGAAATCGCGCCGTGCCGACGGCGAGCTGCCTGCCCGGCTGGCGATCGCCCCCAAGTTCGTCGGCGAACGCGCCCTGGTGGAACGGTGCGTGGTCACCCTCGCCGGTGAGCGCGGCCTGCTGCTCGTCGGCGAGCCCGGCACCGCCAAGTCGATGCTCTCCGAGCTGCTGGCCGCCGGAGTCTGCGGCACCAGCGCCCTCACTGTCCAGGGCACCGCCGGCACCACGGAGGACGCCTTCCGTTACGGCTGGAACTACGCCCTGCTGCTCGCCCAGGGGCCGACGCCGCAGGCGCTGGTCGCCTCGCCCGTACTCACCGCGATGCGGACCGGGCGGGTCGCCCGGGTCGAGGAGATCACACGCTGCCTGCCCGAGGTGCAGGACGCCTTGGTGTCGATCCTGTCCGACCGGCGGCTCAGCGTGCCCGAACTCGCGGGTACCGCCGACGCGTTGGTCGCGGCCACCCCCGGTTTCACCGTCATCGCCACCGCCAACCTGCGCGACCGGGGCGTCTCGGAGATGTCGGCAGCTCTCAAGCGACGCTTCAACTTCGAGACCGTCGACCCTATCGCCGACGCCGACGCCGAGACCTCCCTGGTACGCGGTCAGGCAACGGCCGCCGTGAAGCGGGCCGGTGCCGCCTTCGGCGTGGACGACGCCGTGCTGGAGGCGCTGGTCACCGTCTTCCGCGATCTGCGCTCAGGCCGGTCCGCCGAGGGCTGGGACGTGGAGCGGCCGGGCACGGTGATGTCCACCGCCGAGGCGGTGCAGGTCGCCGCCTCGCTCGCCGTGGCCACGGCTTACCTGCCCGGTGGCGATGTCCTCGACCTGGTGCCGGGACACCTCCTCGGGGTCGTCCGCAAGGACGACCCGGCCGACCACGGCCGACTGCTCGGCTACTGGGACGGCCCGGTGCGGCGCCGCGCCGAGGACGGCTCCGCCCTGTGGCGCCGCCTCTGGGACCTCCGGGAGAACCTGCGTTGA
- a CDS encoding DNA-binding protein, with protein sequence MSNTVEVSQREAVELLTAGAVLPPGTEGAGERAVPLTARTYRHPGLDDRVVVRLVAGELGAAEDLAAGFLGLEQDAEPSEVGLGLRQSLGFPEWVLVHHPEDGHHALAVVPELERAARQAKSKPKVALDAYQQLAGQLAAAVPHFLPTFYEQAGRVFLAVENATYAAQMFTQARKAEAGHGLQVDEDRLDEVFLEFALAGALPVKVLSGYAKELAARVPAEEAFRRFRRLCVRRTAGGLQPSAQMAGDLRRLARAAGTDADAEERAYLAELLLLPATLRAATGWWKAHRPALVALARQEPATRGTLLSLIPSSGDGEMPGLWLELLEESGATAGLCDATLPGEERPGDGTAGWFERFLAFRRSGWRQCTRLPVLYPLVERMADQLRAELAGSGRALPTTNHDVDLLDLLLSLGVPVADPEENTGLSLEQWAMDEGQRDLVALEADPRFRPAFHRGANRLSNDQDGLRALRVLAQSPGGRPMLAEWTREVAQQSSAAGLPQLPDALRRLAWLPGEALVLAEDEVREAAGTDLAPVLARALRAGLFDELSWPAWEEAAAALVAPKDVDDLIIADAWPHLIVARPSQARVIGAEGTVLTHDLRIPAGDGWGDPGFHHVDGELLVYWNSRALGNGLRGYWHTSADRLKPMDGGSSTRGTRMNWYRSTGATTLPLPSGGRTTGTGVLHRGDTALPEERSVITDGTSYWVWTWDGSDHDTAGWYEYDPATGEHGRKGMPGFLADALRNAPAGSTFHSGWLLPAPSAEATPAGFPVNGLLGWRVVRLPDGSLRGEDLAGHTVTMANGSERPSRAVVFPGDDRPRAVVQGSYKVSLVDPDGVVTAVAKTDDPPGTFAEGTLILPPLRYWHCLQPRDPQGSVALRRIDRDTTAALLKAANAGEKEELPALIRTLLPQVSHDALVTGIAGVVRFAAAQQASLDSVAARLTQALEGGHLEASPAGPADELLEEAISGLGGSSGYRWYRSGESDSAFRQLRTIGQALRDAPEPAPAVRLHFDGPELPQAVLNWETLLDTCAAMAFRAASVVAEQEHREALHELLRELDSLGLSTADEPARWRRFRLHLDDNLLTKADGARRDGTWRGLLQLNGGAFLAFVDTGSSDSNGCEFTALFHDPSGRFDVPAPYTVLSASRVGETREAGWLGAFLTESAGCGPAPWFPEAAEEFARLTGVTETMARLVVAGMPQVDTYERSFLPTEARTTLGVKVAESAVARDELRQLGADIRRAVVAALLPAEPARLWKDGPDVAAAADIWNSKVGRRVAVPEGLLAEAVRAVKPAWWQSARALPALLDPAAAPELNRDLAWAVSGDRVRPADKDKDANGFTANTLIGSVALAAWLAHRLPAGHRIRAALPTALTAVRDRLANPELMLDLGRYVGLPDFRKVAGAPTEVGEGYERYGAVIMATHDDQPAPGIRTALLDATGEDPYLSALRGDDQQPFPAEVALRLARDPRFEAFLADPGDPAAGERGKDGTWWAQDPTLSVPELVTEAAKEYGISEDTAALYLTLLAMPDPTDRNTARWTGWKPARLKAARAELAATDLVVEASRTRAARSLFLPGGWVDLKAPRLPLEQWKLPLYDLVSGESAPLGVLVPTEPAADLYRRAWQRIREGDAPRFAELKVRRGRRR encoded by the coding sequence ATGAGTAACACGGTTGAGGTATCGCAGAGGGAGGCCGTGGAGTTGCTGACGGCCGGGGCGGTACTGCCGCCGGGTACGGAGGGTGCGGGCGAGCGGGCGGTGCCGCTGACGGCGCGTACGTACCGGCATCCAGGGCTGGACGACCGGGTGGTGGTGCGCCTGGTCGCGGGTGAACTGGGCGCGGCGGAGGATCTGGCGGCCGGCTTCCTGGGCCTGGAGCAGGACGCCGAGCCGTCAGAGGTCGGTCTGGGGCTGCGGCAGTCGCTGGGCTTCCCGGAGTGGGTGCTGGTGCACCACCCGGAGGACGGCCACCACGCGCTGGCCGTGGTCCCGGAGCTGGAGCGGGCGGCCCGGCAGGCGAAGTCGAAGCCGAAGGTGGCCCTGGACGCATACCAGCAGCTCGCCGGTCAACTGGCCGCCGCCGTGCCGCACTTCCTGCCGACCTTCTACGAGCAGGCCGGGCGAGTCTTCCTGGCGGTGGAGAACGCAACATACGCCGCGCAGATGTTCACCCAGGCCCGCAAGGCCGAGGCCGGGCACGGCCTGCAGGTCGACGAGGACCGGCTGGACGAGGTGTTCCTGGAGTTCGCACTGGCCGGCGCACTGCCGGTGAAGGTGCTGTCGGGGTACGCGAAGGAACTGGCCGCGCGGGTGCCCGCGGAGGAGGCATTCCGACGGTTCCGCAGGCTGTGCGTGCGGCGTACCGCGGGAGGTCTGCAGCCGTCGGCGCAGATGGCGGGCGACCTGCGCCGACTGGCGCGGGCGGCGGGTACGGACGCGGACGCCGAGGAGCGGGCCTACCTGGCCGAGCTGCTGCTCCTGCCCGCCACGCTGCGGGCAGCGACGGGCTGGTGGAAGGCCCATCGTCCAGCATTGGTGGCCCTGGCCCGGCAGGAACCCGCGACGCGCGGAACGCTGTTGAGCCTGATTCCCTCCAGTGGCGACGGTGAAATGCCTGGGCTGTGGCTGGAGTTGCTGGAGGAGTCCGGCGCCACCGCCGGGCTCTGCGACGCCACGCTGCCCGGGGAAGAGCGCCCCGGGGACGGCACCGCGGGCTGGTTCGAGCGGTTCTTGGCGTTCCGGAGGTCCGGCTGGCGGCAATGTACCCGCCTGCCGGTGCTCTACCCGCTGGTGGAGCGGATGGCCGACCAGCTGCGCGCCGAACTCGCCGGGTCGGGCCGGGCGCTGCCGACCACGAACCACGACGTAGACCTGCTGGACCTGCTGCTGTCGCTGGGCGTGCCGGTCGCCGACCCCGAAGAGAACACCGGGCTGAGCCTGGAGCAGTGGGCGATGGACGAGGGGCAGCGCGATCTGGTCGCGCTGGAGGCCGACCCCCGGTTCCGGCCCGCATTCCACCGCGGGGCGAACAGGTTGAGCAACGACCAGGACGGGCTGCGGGCGCTTCGAGTGCTGGCCCAGTCCCCCGGCGGGCGCCCGATGCTGGCCGAGTGGACGCGCGAGGTGGCCCAGCAGTCGTCTGCCGCCGGCCTGCCGCAACTGCCCGACGCTTTGCGACGCCTGGCCTGGCTGCCGGGCGAGGCCCTGGTGCTCGCCGAGGACGAGGTGCGCGAGGCTGCCGGAACCGACCTCGCCCCCGTACTCGCCCGGGCGCTGAGGGCCGGACTCTTCGACGAACTGAGCTGGCCCGCGTGGGAGGAGGCGGCAGCCGCCCTCGTAGCCCCGAAGGACGTCGACGACCTCATCATCGCGGACGCCTGGCCCCATCTGATCGTCGCACGCCCATCGCAGGCCAGGGTGATCGGTGCCGAAGGCACCGTACTCACCCACGACCTGCGGATACCGGCCGGGGACGGCTGGGGCGACCCGGGTTTCCACCACGTGGACGGTGAACTGCTCGTCTACTGGAACTCCCGGGCACTGGGCAACGGGCTGCGCGGATACTGGCACACCTCCGCCGACCGCCTGAAGCCGATGGATGGCGGCAGCAGTACCCGAGGCACGCGTATGAACTGGTATCGCAGCACCGGGGCGACCACCCTGCCGCTGCCCAGCGGCGGGCGGACCACCGGCACCGGAGTGCTGCACCGCGGGGACACCGCACTGCCCGAGGAGCGGTCAGTGATCACCGACGGAACCTCGTACTGGGTGTGGACGTGGGACGGGTCGGATCACGACACCGCAGGGTGGTACGAGTACGACCCGGCCACCGGGGAGCACGGACGTAAGGGCATGCCCGGCTTCCTCGCCGACGCGCTGCGCAACGCCCCGGCGGGCAGCACCTTCCACTCCGGCTGGCTGCTGCCCGCCCCGTCGGCCGAAGCAACTCCCGCCGGGTTCCCGGTGAACGGACTGCTCGGCTGGCGGGTGGTGCGGCTGCCCGACGGCTCACTGCGCGGCGAGGATCTGGCCGGACACACCGTCACCATGGCGAACGGTTCCGAACGGCCGTCCCGTGCAGTGGTCTTTCCCGGGGACGACCGGCCCCGGGCGGTCGTCCAGGGCAGCTACAAGGTCAGCCTGGTCGACCCGGACGGCGTCGTCACGGCGGTGGCGAAGACGGACGATCCCCCGGGAACGTTCGCAGAAGGCACTCTGATCCTGCCGCCACTGCGCTATTGGCACTGCCTTCAGCCCCGGGACCCGCAGGGCTCCGTGGCCCTGCGCCGGATCGACCGCGACACCACGGCAGCGCTGCTGAAGGCCGCCAACGCCGGGGAGAAGGAGGAACTGCCCGCCCTGATCCGTACGTTGCTGCCCCAGGTCAGCCATGACGCGCTGGTTACGGGCATCGCCGGGGTGGTGCGGTTCGCCGCCGCGCAGCAGGCCTCGCTCGACTCGGTGGCGGCCCGGCTCACCCAGGCCCTCGAGGGCGGGCACCTGGAGGCTTCGCCGGCCGGCCCCGCCGACGAGCTGCTCGAGGAAGCGATCAGCGGCCTCGGTGGCTCCAGCGGCTACCGGTGGTACCGCAGTGGGGAGTCCGACAGCGCCTTCCGCCAGCTACGTACGATCGGCCAGGCGCTGCGCGACGCTCCTGAGCCCGCCCCGGCAGTCCGCCTGCACTTCGACGGGCCGGAACTCCCGCAAGCCGTCCTGAACTGGGAAACCCTGCTAGACACCTGCGCTGCTATGGCATTCCGGGCCGCATCGGTGGTCGCCGAGCAGGAGCACCGGGAGGCACTGCACGAACTGCTCCGCGAACTGGACTCACTCGGGCTGTCCACGGCCGACGAGCCCGCCCGCTGGCGCCGTTTCCGGCTGCACCTCGACGACAACCTGCTCACCAAGGCGGATGGTGCACGGCGGGACGGCACCTGGCGCGGGCTGCTTCAGCTGAACGGCGGCGCCTTCCTGGCCTTCGTGGACACGGGGAGCTCGGACAGTAACGGCTGCGAGTTCACGGCGCTCTTCCACGATCCGTCCGGGCGTTTCGACGTTCCCGCGCCCTACACCGTGCTGTCCGCGTCCCGCGTCGGTGAGACCCGGGAAGCGGGCTGGCTGGGGGCGTTCCTGACCGAGTCGGCCGGGTGCGGCCCGGCGCCCTGGTTCCCGGAGGCGGCCGAGGAGTTCGCGCGGCTCACCGGGGTCACGGAGACGATGGCCCGGCTGGTCGTGGCCGGGATGCCGCAGGTGGACACGTACGAGCGCAGCTTCCTGCCGACCGAGGCACGGACGACGCTCGGGGTGAAGGTGGCCGAATCGGCCGTGGCCAGAGATGAGCTGCGCCAGCTGGGCGCCGACATCCGGCGTGCGGTCGTCGCGGCTCTGCTGCCCGCGGAACCCGCCCGGCTGTGGAAGGACGGCCCGGACGTGGCCGCGGCGGCGGACATCTGGAACAGCAAGGTGGGCAGGCGGGTCGCCGTCCCCGAAGGGCTGCTCGCGGAGGCGGTTCGCGCCGTGAAGCCCGCATGGTGGCAGTCGGCCCGCGCGCTGCCCGCCCTGCTCGACCCGGCCGCCGCGCCGGAGCTGAACCGGGACCTGGCCTGGGCGGTCAGCGGCGACCGCGTCCGCCCCGCCGACAAGGACAAGGACGCCAACGGGTTCACCGCGAACACGCTGATCGGTTCGGTCGCCCTGGCCGCCTGGCTCGCCCATCGGCTGCCCGCGGGCCACCGGATACGCGCTGCCCTGCCCACCGCGCTGACCGCTGTACGGGACCGACTGGCCAACCCCGAGCTGATGCTCGACCTGGGCCGGTACGTCGGCCTTCCCGACTTCCGGAAGGTGGCGGGTGCCCCGACTGAGGTCGGCGAGGGCTACGAGCGCTACGGCGCCGTCATCATGGCCACCCACGACGACCAGCCCGCGCCGGGAATCCGTACGGCACTGCTGGACGCGACCGGCGAAGACCCCTACCTGTCCGCCCTGCGCGGCGACGACCAACAGCCGTTCCCTGCCGAGGTGGCTCTGCGTCTCGCCCGCGACCCGCGCTTCGAAGCGTTCCTCGCCGACCCGGGCGACCCGGCCGCGGGAGAGCGGGGCAAGGACGGCACCTGGTGGGCGCAGGACCCCACCCTGTCGGTGCCCGAACTGGTCACCGAGGCAGCCAAGGAGTACGGCATCAGCGAGGACACCGCCGCGCTCTACCTGACTCTGCTCGCCATGCCCGACCCCACCGACCGCAACACCGCGAGGTGGACGGGCTGGAAGCCCGCCCGCCTCAAGGCCGCCCGCGCCGAACTGGCCGCCACCGACCTGGTGGTCGAAGCCAGCCGCACCCGCGCCGCGCGCTCGCTCTTCCTGCCGGGAGGCTGGGTCGACCTCAAGGCCCCGCGGCTGCCGCTGGAGCAGTGGAAGCTGCCGCTGTACGACCTGGTCAGCGGTGAGAGTGCGCCACTGGGTGTGCTCGTCCCGACCGAACCCGCCGCCGACCTCTACCGCAGGGCCTGGCAGCGTATCCGGGAAGGCGACGCTCCCCGCTTCGCGGAACTCAAGGTCCGGCGCGGCAGGCGCCGCTGA
- a CDS encoding DUF4132 domain-containing protein: MGWLSAGDGYEIALVEGRVAARATAGRAAGRQLKSLPKALREHPEVDRLRRFSEWLDRHATTCLAQVDTWMVSSLPVPTGLLARVWADEAWQSALRDLVVVGDDPDEVGFLRDATDSGELRVVNLDGETVRLSPRTVTLPHPVLLEDLDDLREFAAELGVVQGVEQIHRATWAKPADADLTEKATEVREFAGGKFASRFGLAARATSLGYRVSGGYATHRVRDAGGTSEAAVWIGEPYWDGESETGGLTWHDLDGRSLPLREVSPVAWSEGMRMAAALYAGRSVEEGKDA, encoded by the coding sequence ATGGGTTGGTTGTCCGCCGGCGACGGCTATGAAATCGCCTTGGTGGAGGGCCGGGTGGCCGCGAGGGCCACAGCGGGCCGGGCTGCGGGGCGGCAGTTGAAGTCGCTGCCGAAGGCATTGCGGGAGCACCCCGAGGTGGACCGGCTGCGCCGGTTCTCCGAGTGGCTGGACCGGCATGCCACCACCTGCCTGGCGCAGGTGGACACCTGGATGGTGTCGTCGCTGCCCGTTCCGACCGGGCTGCTGGCCAGAGTATGGGCGGACGAGGCCTGGCAGTCGGCGCTGCGCGACCTGGTCGTGGTCGGCGACGACCCGGACGAGGTGGGCTTCCTGCGGGACGCCACCGACTCCGGCGAGCTGCGAGTGGTGAACCTGGACGGCGAGACGGTTCGGCTCTCGCCGAGGACGGTGACTCTGCCTCATCCGGTGCTGCTGGAAGACCTGGACGACCTGCGGGAGTTCGCCGCCGAACTGGGCGTGGTGCAGGGGGTGGAGCAGATCCACCGGGCCACCTGGGCCAAGCCGGCCGACGCCGACCTCACGGAGAAGGCCACCGAGGTACGGGAGTTCGCCGGCGGGAAGTTCGCCTCGCGGTTCGGTCTCGCCGCTCGGGCCACCTCGCTCGGCTACCGGGTCTCCGGGGGGTACGCCACGCACCGGGTGCGGGACGCCGGGGGGACCTCGGAGGCCGCCGTGTGGATCGGGGAGCCCTACTGGGACGGCGAGTCGGAGACCGGCGGCCTGACCTGGCACGACCTGGACGGCCGGTCGCTCCCCCTGCGGGAGGTCAGCCCGGTGGCCTGGTCCGAGGGAATGCGCATGGCCGCGGCGCTGTACGCCGGCCGCTCGGTCGAGGAGGGGAAGGACGCATGA